One genomic window of Solanum dulcamara chromosome 12, daSolDulc1.2, whole genome shotgun sequence includes the following:
- the LOC129877649 gene encoding LOW QUALITY PROTEIN: protein BONZAI 3-like (The sequence of the model RefSeq protein was modified relative to this genomic sequence to represent the inferred CDS: inserted 1 base in 1 codon), with amino-acid sequence MGNCLSDVKGGKQAVGRVGHHHHMDPAAAGGGGGPNDAAXFYRTKGLYALYTPVELSLSASKLRDLDIASKSDPMAVVSIRKRDGTLEELGRTEVILNNLNPLWIEKINIMYQFETVQTLIFHVYDVDTKYHNIPVKDLKLKDQDFLGEDSCVLSEIITKRNQSLTLNLQYRNDHVLKNLGQLTVLAEEIVISRTAVEMTLRCTNLENKDLFSKSDPFLRISRIVETGGPIPIYKTEAVNNNLNPIWRPLCLTTQQFVNKDNPLVIECFDFNTSGNHVLIGKLQKTVADLENLHKSRVGANFISPLSGFWGNKKVMKGQLFVEGYAEKQLYNFLDYISSGFELNFMVPVDFTASNGNPRTSDSLYYIDRSGRLNAYQRAIMEVGDVIQFYDSDKRFPAWGFGGRAYNGTLSHCFNLAESLGAVEVEGVGGIMAAYASALQNFTLSGPTLFGHVVNKVAKIAVESLKDNQSTYFVLLIITDGVITDMQG; translated from the exons atgGGAAATTGTTTGTCGGATGTTAAAGGTGGGAAGCAGGCCGTAGGAAGAGTGGGCCACCACCACCATATGGATCCAGCAGCCGCCGGTGGTGGTGGAGGGCCCAATGATGCTG TGTTCTATAGGACAAAGGGTCTTTACGCCCTTTACACACCAGTCGAG TTATCATTATCAGCTTCAAAGCTACGTGATCTCGATATAGCTTCTAAG AGTGATCCAATGGCAGTGGTATCTATCAGAAAAAGAGATGGCACACTGGAAGAGCTTGGTCGAACAGAAGTTATTTTGAACAACTTGAATCCTTTATGGATAGAGAAAATTAATATCATGTACCAGTTTGAGACTGTGCAGACATTGAT TTTCCATGTCTATGATGTAGACACAAAATATCATAACATACCAGTTAAG GATCTTAAATTGAAGGACCAAGATTTCCTTGGTGAAGACAGTTGTGTTCTTTCAGAG ATTATAACCAAGCGCAACCAAAGTTTAACACTGAATCTGCAATATAGGAATGATCATGTCCTGAAAAACTTAGGGCAACTTACTGTTCTTGCAGAAGAAATAGTCATTTCAAGAACTGCTGTAGAGATGACACTGCGATGTACCAACCTAGAAAATAAGGATTTATTCTCTAAAAGT GATCCTTTCTTGAGAATATCTAGGATTGTTGAAACTGGAGGTCCTATTCCAATTTACAAGACAGAAGCCGTAAATAATAACTTGAACCCCATATGGAGGCCTCTGTGTCTAACTACACAGCAATTTGTGAATAAG GATAATCCATTAGTTATAGAGTGCTTTGACTTTAACACTAGTGGCAATCATGTACTTATCGG GAAATTACAAAAAACAGTGGCAGACCTAGAAAATTTACACAAGAGCAGAGTTGGTGCAAATTTTATTTCACCACTTTCTGGTTTTTGGGGTAACAAAAAG GTCATGAAAGGTCAACTTTTTGTTGAAGGATATGCTGAGAAGCAGCTCTATAATTTTCTTGACTACATCTCTAGTGGATTTGAGCTTAATTTTATGGTTCCCGTGGATTTTACTG CTTCTAATGGAAATCCTCGCACTTCTGATTCCTTGTATTATATTGATCGTTCTGGCCGTTTGAATGCTTACCAGAGG GCTATTATGGAGGTTGGAGATGTCATACAATTCTATGATTCAGATAAGCGCTTTCCTGCTTGGGGCTTTGGTGGCAGGGCATATAATGGAACATTATCTCACTGTTTTAACTTAGCTGAAAGCCTAGGTGCTGTTGAG GTGGAAGGTGTCGGAGGTATTATGGCAGCTTATGCTAGTGCTTTGCAGAATTTTACTCTTTCTGGACCCACATTATTCGGACATGTAGTTAACAAGGTTGCAAAAATTGCTGTAGAGTCCCTCAAAGACAACCAAAGCACATATTTTGTCCTTCTCATTATAACG GATGGTGTCATTACCGATATGCAaggttaa